One Fundulus heteroclitus isolate FHET01 chromosome 11, MU-UCD_Fhet_4.1, whole genome shotgun sequence DNA segment encodes these proteins:
- the endou2 gene encoding poly(U)-specific endoribonuclease-B: MMIESDRELSAMVQEIWDNDVNRLKPGEDYRISLQGKAGDSMGGNDDNENNDNDSSERGGLPLFTFVNETIFKKETFSAFISLLDNYESDTGEPEIVTPEEVAENHRFLDAIVQTPTMKIAHKYLVEKQLSPQDETEFKEQLYRIWFELYARRGSSRPDSSGFEHVFVGETRGRRTVIGFHNWIQLYLQEKLGHIDYKGYSVTAHSPQPDENKHILALQFSWKDGIKPKGSIFIGVSPEFEFALYTLCFLTSPNERVKVQFSFYDVEIVCHHYNQKHIGTTYPVLLRYRKPQ; the protein is encoded by the exons ATGATGATTGAGAGTGACAGAGAGCTGTCGGCCATGGTGCAGGAGATATGGGACAACGATGTCAACCGACTCAAACCTGGAGAAGACTACAGGATTTCTCTGCAG GGCAAAGCTGGGGACAGCATGGGCGGCAATGACGACAACGAGAACAACGACAATGACAGCAGTGAAAGAGGAGGACTTCCTCTGTTCACGTTCGTCAATGAGACTATTTTCAAAAAGGAGACTTTTTCAG CCTTCATCTCCCTTCTTGATAACTATGAAAGTGACACCGGCGAGCCAGAGATTGTAACTCCCGAGGAAGTGGCCGAGAACCACAGGTTCCTGGACGCCATTGTTCAGACTCCCACTATGAAG ATAGCGCATAAATACCTGGTGGAGAAGCAGCTCTCTCCTCAAGACGAGACAGAATTCAAGGAGCAGCTCTACAGGATCTGGTTTGAACTCTACGCAAGGAGAGGATCCAGCAG GCCAGACTCTTCAGGGTTTGAACACGTGTTTGTTGGTGAGACAAGAGGACGCCGGACTGTCATCGGTTTTCACAACTGGATCCAGCTCTACTTGCAAGAAAAGCTGGGTCACATTGATTACAAAGGCTACAGCGTCACGGCACATTCTCCCCAG CCCGACGAGAACAAGCACATCCTGGCATTACAGTTCAGCTGGAAGGACGGCATAAAGCCCAAGGGCAGCATCTTCATCGGCGTCAGTCCCGAGTTCGAGTTCGCCCTGTACACTCTCTGTTTCCTCACCTCGCCCAACGAGCGCGTCAAAGTGCAGTTCAGTTTCTACGACGTGGAGATTGTCTGTCACCACTACAACCAAAAGCACATAGGGACCACCTACCCTGTGCTACTTAGGTACAGGAAGCCACAGTAA
- the LOC105935686 gene encoding NEDD4 family-interacting protein 1-like produces the protein MADSSARYQQLPNEEDTDESPQPAADAPPPYSSVSVDSPAYFDYKEDGDFPKPPSYNVATTLPSYDEAERTKAETSAPLATGRDEDFVIREDFDDADQLRIGNDGIFMLTFFMAFLFNWIGFFLSFCLTTSAAGRYGAISGFGLSLIKWILIVRFSTYFPGYFDGQYWLWWVFLVSGILLFLRGFINYARIRKMADTFSTLPRTRVLFIY, from the exons ATGGCGGACTCGAGCGCCAGGTACCAGCAG CTGCCCAACGAGGAGGACACAGATGAGAGTCCCCAGCCTGCAGCCGACGCTCCCCCCCCATACAGCAGCGTCTCCGTGGACAGTCCTG CCTACTTTGACTACAAGGAAGACGGGGATTTCCCCAAGCCTCCGTCCTACAACGTAGCGACCACGCTACCTTCCTATGATGAAGCAGAAAGAACCAAAGCTGAGACCTCTGCTCCCCTGGCAACTGGAAGA GATGAAGACTTTGTCATCAGAGAGGATTTCGATGACGCCGATCAACTGAGGATAGGAAACGACGGCATCTTCATGCTCACGTTCTTCA TGGCCTTCCTCTTCAACTGGATCGGCTTCTTCCTGTCTTTCTGTCTGACCACTTCGGCGGCCGGACGCTACGGGGCCATCTCCGGCTTCGGGCTCTCCCTCATCAAATGGATCCTCATCGTCCGG TTCTCCACGTACTTCCCGGGTTACTTTGATGGACAGTACTGGCTGTGGTGGGTGTTCCTGGTGTCTG GCATCTTGCTCTTCCTCCGCGGATTCATCAACTACGCCAGGATCCGCAAGATGGCCGACACTTTCTCCACTCTGCCCCGCACCCGGGTCCTATTCATCTACTGA